The Kaustia mangrovi genome has a segment encoding these proteins:
- a CDS encoding nitrate/nitrite transporter, translating into MHSPIDVTARQQSQMLGMSTVAFVACFAVWTIFSIIGVRIKQDLGLSDTEFGLLVATPILTGSVSRIFLGIWTDQYGGRLVYTLVMVAAAVATWLLSTVSTYPMFLLAALGVGLAGGSFAVGIAYVSRWFPQERQGTALGIFGVGNVGAAVTNFGAPFLLVALGWQTTAQIYAAVLLAMAVIFFLFTKEDPATAARKARGEKPRSTLLELEPLRKLQVWRFALYYFFVFGGFVALALWLPRYLVGVYDLDIRAAGMIAAAYSVPASIFRAYGGHLADRRGARTVMYWTFGVCAVLTFMLSYPDTDYVIHGIHGPIVFSTSMGLVPFVVAIFMLGFFMSLGKAAVYKHIPVYYPDHVGSVGGLVGMIGGLGGFVLPIAFGAMLDLTGVWTSSFALLFAIVAAAMVWMHFSIRAMEREALSDELGALPELPEMKPIHGPEKKGALAGVIEDWRPEDETFWAERGRRIANRNLWISIPALLLAFSVWMVWSVVVAKLPTIGFAYTTDQLFWLAALPGLSGATLRIFYSFMIPIFGGRLWTTLTTASLLIPAFGIGYAVQNPDTPYLIFLVLALLCGFGGGNFASSMANISYFFPKREKGNALALNAGLGNLGVSVMQFLVPLVVTTGAFAAVVGDGQTAADGTMLWLQNAGFVWVPFLIVSTALAWFGMNDIASARASFSEQAVIFSRFHNWVMCWLYTGTFGSFIGYSAGFPLLTKTQFPAVDALSFAFLGPFVGALSRAGTGWVSDRYGGGRVTLWTFVGMIVAVAGVLYFLAIKDQPGAFWGFFACFMALFFLTGVGNASTFQMIPTIMRQEVARLMPGMDDAQRLKQAERESAAIVAFTSAIAAYGAFFIPKAYGTSIAMTGGPQAALWSFLGFYVTCVLATWVFYTRKNAPVPC; encoded by the coding sequence ATGCACTCTCCCATCGACGTGACAGCGCGCCAGCAGTCCCAGATGCTCGGCATGAGCACGGTCGCCTTCGTGGCCTGCTTCGCGGTCTGGACCATCTTCTCGATCATCGGCGTGCGGATAAAGCAGGATCTCGGCCTGTCCGACACCGAGTTCGGGCTCCTGGTCGCCACGCCCATCCTGACCGGTTCGGTCAGCCGGATCTTCCTCGGCATCTGGACGGACCAGTATGGCGGACGTCTCGTCTATACGCTGGTCATGGTCGCCGCCGCCGTCGCCACATGGCTGCTGTCGACGGTGTCGACCTATCCGATGTTCCTGCTGGCCGCGCTCGGCGTGGGGCTGGCGGGCGGCTCCTTCGCGGTCGGCATCGCCTATGTCTCCAGATGGTTCCCGCAGGAGCGCCAGGGCACGGCGCTCGGGATCTTCGGGGTCGGCAATGTCGGCGCCGCGGTGACCAATTTCGGCGCGCCGTTCCTGCTCGTGGCGCTCGGCTGGCAAACCACCGCGCAGATCTATGCGGCCGTTCTCCTGGCCATGGCCGTCATATTCTTCCTGTTCACGAAGGAGGACCCCGCGACCGCGGCACGCAAGGCGCGCGGGGAGAAACCGCGCTCGACCCTCCTGGAGCTGGAACCGCTGCGCAAGCTTCAGGTCTGGCGTTTCGCCCTCTACTACTTCTTCGTCTTCGGCGGCTTCGTGGCGCTCGCGCTCTGGCTGCCGCGCTATCTGGTGGGCGTCTACGATCTCGATATCCGGGCAGCCGGCATGATCGCGGCGGCCTATTCGGTCCCCGCCTCCATCTTCCGGGCCTATGGCGGGCATCTCGCCGACCGGCGCGGCGCGCGCACCGTGATGTACTGGACCTTCGGCGTCTGCGCGGTGCTGACCTTCATGCTGTCCTATCCCGACACCGACTATGTGATCCACGGGATCCACGGCCCCATCGTCTTCTCCACCAGCATGGGGCTCGTGCCCTTCGTCGTCGCGATCTTCATGCTGGGCTTCTTCATGTCGCTCGGCAAGGCGGCGGTCTACAAGCACATTCCCGTCTACTATCCCGACCATGTCGGCTCGGTCGGCGGCCTCGTCGGCATGATCGGCGGCCTCGGCGGCTTCGTCCTGCCCATCGCGTTCGGCGCCATGCTCGACCTGACGGGCGTGTGGACGAGTTCCTTCGCCCTGCTCTTCGCCATCGTCGCGGCGGCGATGGTGTGGATGCACTTCTCCATCCGCGCCATGGAGCGCGAGGCGCTCTCCGACGAGCTCGGCGCGCTTCCCGAGCTCCCCGAGATGAAGCCGATCCACGGGCCGGAGAAAAAGGGCGCGCTCGCGGGCGTCATCGAGGACTGGCGGCCGGAGGACGAGACCTTCTGGGCCGAACGCGGCCGGCGCATCGCCAACCGGAACCTCTGGATCTCCATCCCCGCCCTGCTGCTCGCCTTCTCCGTCTGGATGGTGTGGAGCGTGGTGGTCGCCAAGCTGCCCACCATCGGCTTCGCCTACACCACCGACCAGCTCTTCTGGCTGGCGGCCCTGCCCGGCCTGTCGGGGGCGACGCTGCGCATCTTCTATTCCTTCATGATCCCGATCTTCGGCGGGCGGTTGTGGACGACGCTGACCACGGCCTCGCTGCTCATTCCCGCCTTCGGGATCGGCTATGCGGTGCAGAATCCGGACACGCCCTATCTGATCTTCCTCGTCCTCGCCCTCCTGTGCGGGTTCGGCGGCGGCAACTTCGCCTCCTCCATGGCCAACATCTCCTACTTCTTCCCGAAGAGGGAGAAGGGCAACGCGCTCGCGCTCAATGCCGGGCTCGGCAATCTGGGCGTGTCGGTCATGCAGTTCCTGGTGCCGCTGGTCGTCACCACCGGCGCCTTCGCGGCCGTCGTCGGCGACGGCCAGACGGCGGCGGACGGGACGATGCTGTGGCTGCAGAATGCCGGCTTCGTGTGGGTGCCCTTCCTGATCGTGTCGACCGCGCTTGCCTGGTTCGGCATGAACGATATCGCGTCGGCGCGCGCCTCCTTCTCCGAGCAGGCGGTCATCTTCTCTCGCTTCCACAACTGGGTGATGTGCTGGCTCTATACCGGCACCTTCGGCTCCTTCATCGGCTATTCGGCCGGCTTCCCGCTGCTGACCAAGACGCAGTTTCCGGCCGTCGACGCGCTGTCCTTCGCCTTCCTCGGGCCCTTCGTCGGCGCGCTCAGCCGCGCCGGCACCGGCTGGGTCTCCGACCGCTATGGCGGCGGGCGCGTCACCTTGTGGACCTTTGTCGGCATGATCGTCGCGGTCGCCGGCGTGCTCTACTTCCTGGCCATCAAGGACCAGCCGGGCGCGTTCTGGGGCTTCTTCGCCTGCTTCATGGCGCTGTTCTTCCTGACCGGCGTCGGCAATGCGTCGACCTTCCAGATGATCCCCACCATCATGCGCCAGGAGGTCGCGCGCCTGATGCCGGGGATGGACGATGCCCAGCGGCTGAAGCAGGCCGAGCGCGAGAGCGCGGCCATCGTCGCCTTCACCTCCGCGATCGCCGCCTATGGCGCCTTCTTCATCCCGAAGGCCTACGGCACCTCCATCGCCATGACCGGCGGACCGCAGGCCGCGCTGTGGAGCTTCCTCGGCTTCTACGTCACCTGCGTGCTGGCGACCTGGGTCTTCTACACGCGCAAGAACGCTCCGGTCCCCTGCTGA
- a CDS encoding cyclic nucleotide-binding domain-containing protein: protein MAEASFEDLVQAAYLQTFPAQLDLIAEGDPADFLYVVMEGCVELFAHANGRETTMAMVRPVNAFILAAVLKDAVYLMSARTAHKSRILLIPSENVREAFARDDAFARAIVVELANSYRTVVKEQKDLKLRTAVERLANRLLRYDAEQGAHGTVTLPHDKRTIASLIGMTPENLSRAFNTLKPYGVEVTGPTVTIADAAALAKLAQPNPLIDDETS from the coding sequence ATGGCCGAGGCCAGCTTCGAGGATCTCGTGCAGGCCGCCTATCTCCAGACCTTTCCGGCACAGCTCGATCTCATCGCCGAGGGTGATCCGGCGGATTTCCTCTATGTGGTCATGGAGGGCTGCGTCGAGCTGTTCGCCCACGCGAACGGGCGCGAGACCACCATGGCGATGGTGCGCCCGGTGAACGCCTTCATCCTTGCCGCCGTGCTCAAGGACGCGGTCTATCTCATGTCCGCGCGGACCGCGCACAAGTCCCGGATCCTGCTCATCCCCTCGGAGAATGTCCGCGAGGCCTTCGCGCGCGACGACGCCTTCGCCCGCGCCATCGTCGTGGAGCTGGCCAATTCCTACAGAACGGTGGTCAAGGAGCAGAAGGACCTGAAGCTGCGCACCGCCGTGGAACGGCTCGCCAACCGCCTTTTGCGGTATGACGCGGAACAGGGCGCGCACGGCACCGTCACGCTTCCCCACGACAAGCGCACCATCGCCTCGCTCATCGGCATGACGCCGGAGAACCTCTCGCGTGCCTTCAACACGCTGAAGCCCTATGGCGTGGAGGTGACCGGTCCCACCGTCACCATCGCCGACGCCGCCGCGCTCGCCAAACTCGCCCAGCCCAACCCGCTGATCGACGACGAGACATCATGA
- a CDS encoding lytic murein transglycosylase: MTHRSRPSRFVAGVFARLALALALTALAAGLAGAADRAQVERQFHAWLTGTVWPDARTQGVSAETFRAAGEALTLDWSLPGLVPPGSGARVPEEQHQAEFRAPGRYFSESQFAPLERIARARMGQWSKTLAAVERRYGVPGGIVVAIWGRESAFGNAKLAYNALRVVATRAFMDTRPEVYYPELIAGLVMLERGHVRLASMASSWGGAMGQPQFLPSKFLDYAVDFDGDGRRDIWQSVPDTLASIANYLKAHGWQAGRPWGVEVTVPKGDYCVLEGPHQGRSLADWRKYGVSPAGGGAFPKAMDRGELFLLMPGGRLGPAFLVTRNFYVLKDYNESDVYALFVGHLADRMRGGGAIRGRWSTRGGFSRGDVRAMQERLVADGHDVGGVDGLIGFRTRIAVGQWQRAHGRPATCFPDADLVREIARSR, encoded by the coding sequence ATGACGCACCGCTCCCGCCCGTCGCGTTTCGTGGCCGGCGTCTTCGCGCGCCTGGCGCTGGCCCTTGCCCTGACGGCGCTCGCGGCCGGCCTTGCCGGGGCTGCCGACCGCGCGCAGGTGGAGCGCCAGTTCCATGCGTGGCTCACCGGCACCGTCTGGCCGGATGCGCGCACACAGGGGGTTTCGGCCGAGACCTTCAGGGCGGCGGGCGAGGCGCTCACGCTCGACTGGTCGCTTCCCGGCCTCGTGCCGCCGGGCTCGGGCGCACGCGTTCCGGAGGAGCAGCACCAGGCGGAGTTCCGCGCGCCGGGGCGCTATTTCTCCGAAAGCCAGTTCGCCCCGCTGGAGCGCATCGCGCGCGCCAGGATGGGCCAGTGGTCGAAGACCCTCGCCGCGGTGGAGCGCCGCTATGGCGTTCCCGGCGGAATCGTCGTCGCCATCTGGGGCCGCGAATCCGCCTTCGGCAACGCCAAGCTCGCCTACAACGCGCTCCGCGTCGTCGCGACCCGGGCCTTCATGGATACCCGCCCGGAGGTCTATTATCCCGAGCTCATCGCCGGCCTCGTCATGCTCGAGCGCGGCCATGTGCGGCTCGCCTCCATGGCGAGTTCATGGGGCGGGGCCATGGGCCAGCCGCAGTTCCTGCCGTCGAAGTTCCTCGACTATGCGGTGGATTTCGATGGCGACGGGCGCCGCGACATCTGGCAGTCCGTGCCGGACACGCTCGCCTCCATCGCCAACTATCTCAAGGCCCATGGCTGGCAGGCCGGCCGGCCCTGGGGCGTCGAGGTGACCGTGCCGAAGGGCGATTATTGCGTTCTGGAGGGCCCGCATCAGGGCCGCTCGCTCGCCGACTGGCGCAAATACGGCGTCAGCCCCGCCGGCGGCGGCGCCTTCCCGAAGGCGATGGATCGCGGCGAGCTCTTCCTGCTCATGCCCGGCGGGCGGCTCGGCCCTGCCTTCCTCGTCACGCGCAATTTCTATGTGCTGAAGGACTACAACGAATCCGACGTCTATGCGCTGTTCGTCGGCCATCTCGCCGACCGGATGCGGGGCGGGGGCGCCATTCGCGGGCGCTGGTCGACCAGGGGCGGCTTCAGCCGCGGCGATGTGCGCGCCATGCAGGAGCGCCTCGTGGCGGACGGTCACGATGTCGGCGGTGTCGACGGGCTCATCGGGTTCCGCACCCGCATCGCGGTCGGCCAGTGGCAGCGCGCCCATGGCCGTCCCGCCACCTGTTTCCCCGATGCGGACCTCGTGCGCGAGATCGCCCGGTCGCGCTAG
- a CDS encoding Lrp/AsnC family transcriptional regulator yields the protein MKRLRYENGPLDPVDARIVALLAQDARITMADLARRVGLSAPSVSERVRRLEEAGVIEGYGARVNPAALGLALSAWLRIRPVPGELRQVATLLGEIDAIVECDRVTGEDCFVARVHVASVAELEAVIDRIAPHAMTNTAIVQSSPVPRRLPPIPAGGAT from the coding sequence ATGAAACGCCTTCGTTATGAAAACGGACCGCTCGATCCGGTCGACGCCCGCATCGTGGCGCTGCTCGCGCAGGACGCCCGCATCACCATGGCCGATCTCGCGCGCCGCGTCGGTCTGTCCGCTCCGAGCGTGAGCGAGCGGGTGAGACGGCTGGAGGAGGCGGGCGTCATCGAGGGCTACGGCGCCCGGGTCAATCCGGCAGCACTCGGCCTCGCCCTCTCCGCTTGGCTGCGCATCCGCCCCGTGCCGGGCGAGCTCCGGCAGGTGGCCACGCTTCTCGGCGAGATCGACGCCATCGTGGAATGCGACCGGGTGACCGGCGAGGACTGCTTCGTCGCCCGCGTCCATGTCGCCTCGGTCGCCGAGCTGGAGGCCGTGATCGACCGTATCGCGCCCCACGCCATGACCAACACCGCCATCGTCCAGTCCTCGCCGGTGCCCCGCCGGCTGCCGCCCATACCCGCCGGAGGCGCCACATGA
- a CDS encoding EamA family transporter encodes MMQGTSQVDRVSGAIPPKAWFAVSAVFHYLGPSFAVLLFPAVGVLGVAWLRIGSAALIFAPWTRPWRALRRAGTHERVLLAALGLCLAAMNTSFYLALDRLPISLVAAIEFVGTIGVALFGLRTWRNAAALATAATGVFILIDVRWASDPVGLAWAFANGALFVGYIVLGHTIARDGAAGGVERLGAAMAIAFLAVLPVGLREVLAAFSDPVLILAGLGVGICSSVIPYLCDQLALSRLPRASFALMLALLPATAAIVGLVVLAQIPSPEDVAGIALVMLGVALHRPPRN; translated from the coding sequence ATGATGCAAGGCACCTCGCAAGTCGACAGGGTTTCCGGCGCCATCCCGCCCAAGGCGTGGTTCGCGGTCAGCGCCGTCTTCCACTATCTGGGGCCGTCCTTCGCCGTGCTGCTTTTTCCGGCTGTCGGGGTGCTCGGCGTGGCCTGGCTGCGGATCGGATCGGCCGCGCTGATCTTCGCGCCGTGGACGAGGCCGTGGCGCGCCCTGCGCCGGGCCGGGACACACGAGCGGGTGCTGCTGGCCGCGCTGGGCCTTTGCCTGGCGGCCATGAACACGAGCTTCTATCTGGCGCTCGACCGACTGCCGATCAGCCTTGTCGCGGCCATCGAGTTCGTCGGCACGATCGGCGTCGCGCTCTTCGGGCTGCGGACATGGCGCAATGCGGCGGCGCTCGCGACAGCCGCGACCGGTGTCTTCATCCTGATCGATGTGCGCTGGGCGAGCGATCCGGTGGGGCTCGCCTGGGCGTTCGCCAACGGGGCGCTGTTCGTGGGCTATATCGTGCTGGGCCACACCATCGCGCGCGACGGCGCGGCGGGCGGGGTGGAACGGCTCGGCGCGGCGATGGCGATCGCGTTTCTCGCCGTCCTGCCGGTTGGCCTGCGCGAGGTGCTGGCGGCCTTCTCCGATCCCGTCCTGATCCTTGCGGGGCTGGGCGTCGGGATATGCTCCTCGGTCATCCCCTATCTGTGCGACCAGCTCGCGCTGTCGCGGCTGCCGCGGGCGAGTTTCGCGCTCATGCTGGCGCTCCTGCCCGCGACGGCGGCCATTGTCGGCCTTGTCGTGCTGGCTCAGATCCCCTCGCCGGAGGACGTGGCCGGTATCGCGCTGGTGATGCTGGGGGTGGCGCTGCACCGGCCCCCGCGCAACTGA
- a CDS encoding GntR family transcriptional regulator translates to MRVTTSERIYRDLRKRILSLEFPPGAELEENALVATLGTSRTPIREALIRLASEGLVLMSVGRSARVMPLEVTDLRGFFEALDLTSRAINRLAALRAEPDQLERIRAGMVRFEDGAAAKDGVAMSEANHAFHEAIGEAAHNSHLLLSYRRLLTQSLRIVRFCFTSAPFEEESLQAHLARTLADHRGMAEAIAERDADRADEIASAHCDLFRNRVNAILLKPPRDLATVRITSVDES, encoded by the coding sequence ATGCGAGTGACGACGAGCGAGCGCATCTATCGCGATTTGCGCAAGCGCATCCTGTCGCTCGAGTTCCCGCCCGGCGCGGAGCTTGAGGAGAATGCGCTGGTCGCCACGCTCGGCACCTCGCGCACGCCGATCCGGGAGGCGCTCATCCGGCTCGCCTCGGAGGGGCTGGTGCTCATGTCGGTTGGCCGCAGCGCGCGCGTCATGCCTCTGGAGGTGACCGATCTCAGGGGCTTCTTCGAGGCGCTCGACCTGACCTCGCGCGCCATCAACCGGCTTGCCGCGCTGCGGGCCGAGCCGGACCAGCTGGAGCGTATCCGTGCCGGGATGGTGCGCTTCGAGGACGGTGCCGCGGCCAAGGACGGCGTCGCCATGAGCGAGGCCAACCACGCCTTCCACGAGGCCATCGGCGAGGCGGCGCATAACAGTCACCTCCTGCTCTCCTACCGGCGGCTCCTGACCCAGAGCCTGAGGATCGTGCGGTTCTGCTTCACCTCCGCGCCCTTCGAGGAGGAGAGCCTGCAGGCCCATCTCGCCCGCACGCTCGCCGATCACCGCGGCATGGCCGAGGCGATTGCGGAGCGCGACGCCGACCGGGCCGACGAGATCGCCTCGGCCCATTGCGACCTGTTCCGCAACCGGGTGAACGCCATATTGCTGAAGCCCCCGCGCGATCTGGCGACGGTGCGGATCACGTCCGTCGACGAGAGCTAG
- a CDS encoding hydantoinase/oxoprolinase family protein: MSWFIGVDVGGTFTDFYAFDTASGHALVHKVPSTPDDPSRAILTGLDELLEREEIPPEAILRLAHGTTVATNALIQRRGAPVALVTTDGFRDLLEIGRQTRPRMYSLKADNPPPLVAREHRFEVAERVGPEGQVIADLTDEAIEACVEQVIASGAEACAVCLIFAFLAPDHERRIGEALKAARPDLFVSLSSNVQPEFREYERFSTTVINAYLQPGVSRYMHRLAEALGARAPEAQIGINQSSGGLMSVERAERYPIRTALSGPAAGAVGAIETARLAGRDNVITLDMGGTSADVCLIRDRRADMTFERDVAGFPVRLPAIDINTVGAGGGSIAHFGPDGLVKVGPASAGAFPGPACYGRGGEEPTVSDANLVLGRLSDTLIGGSMTLDRAAAEAAIRPIANRLGESVEAAAQGILRIVTANMVGAIRAVSVERGHDPRHFALMPFGGAGALHGVEVARALGIGEVIVPVSPGILCAHGLIVTDLQEDFTATHRLIVDREDPAALAEPARALAHEAGEWFAREDIPTDRRAVRLILDMRYIGQNYELRVPVGEHDGDGGAPAIPDAERLKALFFAEHERAYGHYDPDAPVEVMTLRLTAIGRLKRPPAPSRPAAQDAARPVGERPVWYAGAEPETARVYDRARLAPGHEIAGPAIVDQLDATTVLWPGDRARIDDALNLIIEVAND; encoded by the coding sequence ATGAGTTGGTTCATCGGCGTGGATGTGGGCGGCACATTCACTGACTTCTACGCGTTCGACACGGCCTCGGGCCACGCGCTCGTCCACAAGGTTCCCTCCACGCCGGACGATCCCTCGCGGGCGATCCTCACCGGGCTCGACGAGCTGTTGGAGCGCGAGGAGATCCCGCCGGAGGCCATCCTGCGGCTCGCCCACGGCACGACGGTCGCGACCAACGCGCTGATCCAGCGCCGCGGCGCGCCGGTGGCGCTCGTCACCACGGACGGCTTCCGCGATCTCCTGGAAATCGGCAGGCAGACCCGGCCGCGCATGTACAGCCTGAAGGCCGACAACCCGCCGCCGCTGGTGGCGCGCGAGCACCGCTTCGAGGTCGCCGAGCGCGTCGGCCCGGAGGGCCAGGTGATCGCGGACCTCACCGACGAGGCCATAGAGGCCTGCGTGGAACAGGTGATCGCGAGCGGCGCGGAGGCCTGCGCGGTCTGCCTGATCTTCGCCTTTCTCGCGCCGGACCACGAACGGCGCATCGGCGAGGCGCTGAAGGCCGCCCGCCCGGACCTCTTCGTCTCGCTGTCGAGCAATGTCCAGCCGGAGTTCCGCGAATATGAGCGGTTCTCCACCACCGTCATCAACGCCTATCTGCAGCCCGGGGTGAGCCGCTACATGCACCGCCTCGCCGAGGCGCTCGGCGCCCGCGCGCCGGAGGCCCAGATCGGCATCAACCAGTCGAGCGGCGGGCTGATGTCGGTGGAGCGCGCGGAGCGCTACCCGATCCGCACCGCGCTGTCGGGGCCCGCCGCCGGCGCGGTCGGCGCCATCGAGACGGCGCGGCTGGCCGGCCGGGACAATGTCATCACGCTCGACATGGGCGGCACCAGCGCCGATGTCTGCCTGATCCGCGACCGGCGCGCCGACATGACCTTCGAGCGCGACGTTGCGGGCTTCCCGGTGCGCCTGCCGGCCATCGACATCAACACGGTGGGCGCGGGCGGCGGCTCCATAGCCCATTTCGGCCCCGACGGGCTGGTGAAGGTCGGCCCGGCGAGCGCCGGCGCCTTCCCGGGGCCCGCCTGTTACGGACGCGGCGGCGAGGAGCCGACCGTCTCCGACGCCAATCTCGTGCTCGGCCGGCTGTCGGACACGCTGATCGGCGGGTCGATGACCCTCGACAGGGCGGCGGCGGAGGCTGCGATCCGGCCCATCGCCAACCGGCTCGGCGAGAGCGTCGAGGCCGCCGCGCAGGGCATTCTGAGGATCGTCACAGCCAATATGGTCGGCGCGATCCGGGCCGTCTCCGTCGAGCGCGGCCACGATCCGCGGCACTTCGCGCTGATGCCCTTCGGCGGGGCGGGCGCGCTGCATGGCGTGGAGGTGGCCCGCGCGCTCGGTATCGGCGAGGTGATCGTGCCGGTCTCCCCCGGCATTTTGTGCGCGCACGGCCTGATCGTGACCGACCTCCAGGAGGACTTCACCGCGACGCACCGCCTGATCGTCGACCGCGAGGACCCCGCCGCGCTCGCCGAGCCCGCCAGGGCGCTCGCGCACGAAGCCGGCGAATGGTTCGCGCGCGAGGACATTCCGACCGACCGCCGGGCGGTGCGGCTCATTCTCGACATGCGCTATATCGGCCAGAACTACGAGCTGCGCGTACCGGTCGGCGAGCATGACGGCGACGGCGGCGCCCCCGCCATTCCCGACGCGGAGCGGCTGAAGGCGCTGTTCTTCGCCGAGCACGAGCGCGCCTATGGCCATTACGACCCGGACGCGCCGGTCGAGGTGATGACGCTCAGGCTCACCGCCATCGGCCGGCTGAAGCGCCCGCCCGCCCCGTCGCGGCCGGCCGCGCAGGACGCCGCGCGCCCGGTCGGCGAGCGGCCCGTCTGGTATGCGGGCGCCGAGCCGGAGACGGCACGCGTCTACGACCGGGCCCGCCTCGCACCGGGACACGAGATCGCCGGCCCCGCCATCGTCGACCAGCTCGACGCCACCACCGTGCTGTGGCCCGGCGACCGCGCCCGGATCGACGATGCCCTCAATCTCATCATCGAGGTCGCCAATGACTGA
- a CDS encoding hydantoinase B/oxoprolinase family protein, with translation MTDSPKLDPVTLEIIGNGLRSVTDESFIALMRSSFSTNIKERRDHSTAICDLDGRLIAQADQALPIHLASMIGLMKALLSRYDVASMEDGDIFVANDPHVAGGTHLPDINMAMPVFVDGEPIAFVCNIAHHADVGGTVPGSMAGGLSEIYQEGLRIPVLKLYRAGELQGDLLDLMLLNMRVPAERRGDLNAQIAACRLGRTRLLELVERFGREAVAGSFDEIVSRTEARMRSAVAALPDGEWRFEDVMDDDGLGTVDVAIRLRITKSGDGILFDFDGTDPQVKGNINTTLNAAQSAVCYAMKALLDPDAPNNQGVIDVLRVEVPEGTLVNCRPPAPVAARANTCQRIIDVVIGAMAEVLPDRVIGAANGANTTAVFAGVDPRTGEPYVYLETLGGGMGARNDRDGKDGVQVHITNTSNLPVEAIEMEYPLRVESYGFVEDSGGAGRWRGGMGLRRRIRPVGRDCVFNGAGERFRNRPWGVFGGQPGGSGRFVQETDGGEPVTLPIKPSGVALAPDQCIVVETPGAGGYGDPRERSAEARDEDRRSGKFSEAYMARHYGEAGSPEE, from the coding sequence ATGACTGACAGCCCGAAACTCGATCCCGTCACGCTGGAGATCATCGGCAACGGCCTGCGCTCGGTGACCGACGAGAGCTTCATCGCGCTGATGCGCTCCTCCTTCTCCACCAACATCAAGGAGCGGCGCGACCATTCGACCGCCATCTGCGATCTCGATGGCCGGCTGATCGCACAGGCCGACCAGGCGCTGCCCATCCATCTCGCCTCCATGATCGGCCTCATGAAGGCGCTGCTGTCGCGCTACGACGTCGCCTCCATGGAGGATGGCGACATCTTCGTGGCCAACGATCCCCATGTGGCCGGCGGCACCCACCTGCCCGACATCAACATGGCCATGCCGGTCTTCGTGGACGGCGAGCCCATCGCCTTCGTCTGCAATATCGCCCACCATGCCGATGTCGGCGGCACGGTTCCCGGCTCCATGGCGGGCGGGCTGTCGGAGATCTACCAGGAAGGCCTGCGCATTCCCGTGCTCAAGCTCTATCGCGCGGGCGAGCTGCAGGGCGACCTGCTCGACCTCATGCTGCTCAACATGCGCGTGCCGGCGGAGCGCCGCGGCGACCTCAACGCCCAGATCGCCGCCTGCCGGCTCGGTCGCACACGCCTTCTTGAACTGGTGGAACGGTTCGGCCGCGAGGCGGTGGCGGGCTCCTTCGACGAGATCGTCTCGCGCACCGAGGCGCGCATGCGCTCCGCCGTCGCCGCCCTGCCCGACGGGGAATGGCGCTTCGAGGACGTCATGGACGACGACGGGCTCGGCACGGTCGATGTCGCCATCAGGCTCCGGATCACCAAGTCGGGCGACGGAATCCTGTTCGATTTCGACGGCACCGACCCCCAGGTGAAGGGCAATATCAACACCACGCTGAACGCCGCCCAGTCGGCGGTGTGCTACGCCATGAAGGCGCTGCTCGACCCCGACGCACCGAACAATCAGGGCGTGATCGACGTGCTTCGCGTCGAGGTTCCGGAGGGAACGCTCGTCAATTGCCGGCCTCCGGCGCCGGTCGCCGCGCGGGCCAATACCTGCCAGCGGATCATCGACGTGGTCATCGGCGCCATGGCGGAGGTACTTCCCGACCGGGTCATCGGTGCGGCCAACGGCGCGAACACCACGGCCGTCTTCGCCGGGGTCGATCCGCGCACCGGCGAGCCCTATGTCTATCTGGAGACGCTCGGCGGCGGTATGGGCGCGCGCAACGACCGCGACGGCAAGGACGGCGTGCAGGTGCATATCACCAACACGTCCAACCTGCCCGTCGAGGCCATCGAGATGGAGTATCCGCTGCGCGTGGAGTCCTACGGCTTCGTGGAGGACTCCGGCGGCGCCGGACGCTGGCGCGGCGGCATGGGGCTGCGACGCCGCATCCGCCCGGTCGGCCGCGACTGCGTGTTCAACGGGGCGGGCGAACGGTTCCGCAACCGGCCCTGGGGCGTGTTCGGCGGCCAGCCCGGCGGCAGCGGACGCTTCGTGCAGGAAACCGACGGCGGAGAACCGGTCACGCTGCCGATCAAGCCGTCCGGGGTTGCGCTCGCCCCCGATCAGTGCATCGTCGTGGAAACGCCCGGCGCGGGGGGATATGGGGATCCGCGGGAGCGTTCGGCGGAGGCGCGCGACGAGGACCGCCGCAGCGGCAAGTTCTCCGAGGCCTATATGGCCCGGCATTACGGCGAGGCGGGCTCGCCGGAAGAGTAA